One segment of Desulfuromonadales bacterium DNA contains the following:
- a CDS encoding molybdopterin-dependent oxidoreductase → MINLKIDGKDVQIEKGATILAAAEKVGVHIPTLCFLQKISPTGACRICVVEVAGADKPMTACNTPAVEGMVVTTQSEKLAVIRRQVVELLLVNHPLDCPVCDAGGECDLQNVCYEQDVTRQPFGAEDVNHGVISNWPLIQQVPNRCILCEKCVKVCHEVVGASAIVVRERGDRAFIDTHDGKPLDCEFCGNCVDECPTGTLLSKPFLFKARPWELRKTASVCTYCGSQCQIDVNVKQNKICRVTSEDGVTVNDGTLCIGGYFGYGYVNSPKRLARPLLKKGETQVAAGWDEALTLVADRLRQAGADSVAALGSPRLTNEENYLFQKLFRAAVGTNNIDSEARFGALRALKALDRALGLKGASNRLGKIGQAEAVLVFGSDVTAEAPAIDWQIEKACRKRDGKLVVVNMRRVKLVRYAESFLQYRPGSEVLLANALARIILEKGLADEAYLQRFVANLDELKSHLQAVDLEQAARETGVSRELIEEAALHLGRAGSVALVFGGDVTRSEGAEAKVAALANLALVTGALHGDIGGLFPVDEKGNMQGLLDMGVCPEFLPGYQDYRSGRQKFEAAWKVRLPEGGRDAQGILEGIETGEIKTLYLAATNPLVSFPDSGRWRRALEKVEFLVVQDILASELTGLAHVVLPGVSFAEKKGTVTSLDHRIGCLGQALSPLAEARADGEILAALYARLVPTATVSDPAAVLEEVRQLTRLYGEVCSTDGSGCRSCLKEPFRPDERSMTYTPVEPKAITEELQLLTGKILFHFGTTSTFADGNLQVAPAGYIEIHPEDAAACGIKEGSTVRITSTTGSARGPVKLSENVPKGLLFAPYHFADLNIQQVIPAGQNRTVVQVGKP, encoded by the coding sequence ATGATCAATCTTAAGATCGACGGCAAAGATGTTCAGATTGAAAAGGGGGCAACGATCCTGGCGGCTGCCGAAAAGGTCGGCGTCCACATCCCCACTCTCTGCTTTCTGCAGAAGATCTCCCCAACCGGTGCCTGCCGTATCTGCGTGGTGGAGGTGGCCGGGGCCGACAAGCCGATGACTGCCTGCAATACGCCGGCGGTCGAAGGGATGGTGGTCACCACCCAGTCGGAGAAACTGGCGGTCATCCGCCGGCAGGTGGTGGAGCTGCTGCTGGTCAACCATCCGCTCGACTGCCCGGTCTGCGACGCCGGCGGCGAGTGCGACCTGCAGAACGTCTGCTATGAGCAGGACGTCACCCGTCAGCCCTTCGGCGCCGAGGACGTCAACCATGGGGTGATCAGCAACTGGCCACTGATCCAGCAGGTCCCCAACCGCTGCATCCTCTGCGAGAAGTGCGTCAAAGTCTGCCACGAGGTGGTGGGGGCGAGTGCCATCGTGGTGCGCGAGCGCGGCGATAGGGCGTTCATCGACACCCACGACGGCAAGCCGCTCGACTGTGAATTCTGCGGCAACTGCGTCGACGAGTGTCCGACCGGCACCCTGCTGTCCAAGCCATTCCTGTTCAAGGCCCGCCCCTGGGAGCTGCGCAAGACCGCGTCGGTCTGCACCTACTGCGGCAGCCAGTGCCAGATCGACGTCAACGTCAAGCAAAACAAGATCTGCCGCGTTACCTCCGAGGACGGCGTGACGGTCAACGACGGCACCCTCTGCATCGGCGGCTACTTCGGTTACGGCTACGTCAATTCCCCCAAGCGCCTGGCCCGACCGCTGCTGAAGAAGGGGGAGACGCAAGTTGCGGCCGGCTGGGACGAGGCGCTGACCCTGGTCGCCGACCGGCTGCGGCAGGCCGGCGCCGACAGTGTCGCCGCCCTCGGCTCGCCGCGCCTGACCAACGAGGAAAACTATCTCTTTCAGAAGCTTTTCCGGGCCGCCGTCGGGACCAACAACATCGACTCCGAGGCCCGCTTCGGCGCCCTGCGCGCGCTCAAGGCCCTCGACCGGGCGCTCGGCCTCAAGGGGGCGAGCAACCGGCTCGGGAAGATCGGCCAGGCGGAAGCGGTCCTCGTCTTCGGCTCCGACGTTACGGCCGAGGCGCCGGCGATCGACTGGCAGATCGAAAAGGCCTGCCGCAAGCGTGACGGCAAGCTGGTGGTCGTCAACATGCGCCGGGTCAAACTGGTACGTTACGCAGAGAGCTTCCTCCAGTACCGTCCCGGCAGCGAGGTGCTGCTGGCCAACGCCCTGGCCAGGATCATTCTCGAGAAGGGGCTGGCCGACGAAGCCTACCTGCAGCGCTTCGTCGCCAACCTCGACGAGCTCAAGAGCCACCTGCAGGCCGTCGATCTGGAGCAGGCGGCGCGAGAGACGGGGGTCTCCCGCGAACTGATCGAGGAGGCTGCCCTCCATCTCGGCCGCGCCGGCTCGGTCGCCCTGGTCTTCGGCGGCGACGTGACCAGGAGCGAGGGGGCCGAGGCAAAGGTCGCCGCGCTGGCGAACCTGGCCCTGGTGACCGGCGCCCTGCACGGCGACATCGGTGGCCTTTTTCCGGTCGACGAGAAGGGGAACATGCAGGGACTGCTCGACATGGGAGTCTGCCCCGAGTTCCTCCCCGGCTACCAGGATTACCGCAGCGGACGGCAGAAGTTCGAGGCCGCCTGGAAGGTCCGGCTGCCGGAGGGGGGACGAGACGCCCAGGGGATCCTCGAGGGGATCGAAACGGGAGAGATCAAGACCCTCTATCTCGCCGCCACCAATCCGCTGGTCTCCTTCCCCGACAGCGGCCGCTGGCGCCGGGCGCTGGAGAAGGTCGAGTTCCTCGTCGTTCAGGATATCCTCGCTTCCGAGCTGACCGGGCTGGCCCACGTCGTCCTCCCCGGCGTCTCCTTTGCCGAGAAGAAGGGGACCGTCACCTCCCTCGACCACCGGATCGGCTGCCTCGGCCAGGCCCTTTCCCCCCTCGCCGAGGCGCGTGCGGACGGTGAAATTCTGGCCGCGCTTTACGCCCGGCTGGTCCCGACGGCGACCGTCTCGGACCCGGCGGCCGTGTTGGAGGAGGTGCGCCAACTCACCCGGCTCTACGGTGAGGTCTGCTCCACCGATGGGAGCGGCTGCCGCAGCTGCCTCAAGGAGCCCTTCCGCCCGGATGAGCGGAGCATGACCTACACCCCGGTCGAGCCGAAGGCCATCACCGAGGAGTTGCAGCTGCTCACCGGCAAGATCCTCTTCCACTTCGGCACCACCTCCACCTTTGCCGACGGCAACCTGCAGGTGGCCCCGGCCGGCTACATCGAGATCCACCCCGAGGATGCCGCTGCCTGCGGAATCAAGGAGGGGAGCACGGTGCGGATCACCTCCACCACCGGCTCCGCCCGCGGCCCCGTCAAGCTGAGCGAGAATGTGCCGAAGGGGCTGCTCTTCGCCCCCTATCATTTCGCCGACCTCAACATCCAGCAGGTCATTCCCGCGGGGCAGAACCGCACCGTGGTTCAGGTGGGCAAGCCTTAG
- a CDS encoding helicase HerA-like domain-containing protein → MNLSTNEPLPIARSTEEIGVLPKMANRHGLIAGATGTGKTVTLRVLAEQFSRLGVPVFMADIKGDLSGLARSGGDHPKVAERAAGMGLADFAWEGFPVVFWDLFGEQGHPVRTTVSEMGPLLLGRLMDLNETQSGVLQLVFKIADDQGLLLLDLKDLQAMVRFVGDHAADFRTTYGNVSAASVGAIQRSLLALEQQGGARFFGEPALDLEDLMQTGAGGRGMINILAADKLMHSPKLYATFLLWLLAELFERLPEVGDPEKPRLVFFFDEAHLLFDDPPKALREKIEQVVRLIRSKGVGVYFVTQNPLDLPEEILGQLGNRVQHALRAFTPRDQKAVRAAAETFRANPGLDVAAAITELGVGEALVSVLDTKGTPTPVERALVLPPRSRLAPLTPAEHAEIIRDSLLAGHYEKHVDRESAYEHLKARAERDAQATPPPLPGRRQAEPENPAGELLQAAAKSAAHAIGSQLGRQIMRGVLGSIFGGRRR, encoded by the coding sequence ATGAACCTTTCAACCAACGAGCCATTGCCGATTGCCCGGAGCACCGAGGAAATCGGCGTCCTGCCGAAAATGGCCAACCGCCACGGTCTGATTGCCGGCGCCACCGGCACCGGCAAGACCGTCACCCTGCGGGTGCTGGCCGAGCAGTTCAGCCGCCTCGGGGTTCCCGTCTTCATGGCCGACATCAAGGGTGACCTCTCGGGCCTCGCCCGTTCGGGAGGCGACCACCCCAAAGTCGCCGAACGCGCCGCCGGCATGGGCCTCGCCGATTTTGCCTGGGAAGGTTTCCCGGTGGTCTTCTGGGACCTCTTCGGCGAACAGGGGCACCCGGTGCGGACAACCGTCTCGGAGATGGGACCACTGCTGCTCGGCCGCCTCATGGACCTCAACGAGACACAAAGCGGGGTGCTGCAGCTCGTCTTCAAGATTGCCGACGACCAGGGCCTGCTGCTGCTCGACCTCAAGGACCTGCAGGCGATGGTCCGCTTCGTCGGCGACCACGCCGCCGACTTCCGCACCACCTACGGCAACGTCTCCGCCGCCAGCGTCGGCGCCATCCAGCGCAGCCTGCTCGCCCTCGAGCAGCAGGGCGGCGCGCGCTTCTTCGGCGAGCCGGCCCTCGACCTCGAGGACCTCATGCAGACCGGCGCCGGCGGCCGAGGGATGATCAACATCCTCGCCGCCGACAAGCTGATGCACAGCCCCAAGCTCTACGCCACGTTCCTGCTCTGGCTGCTGGCCGAACTCTTCGAGCGCCTCCCCGAGGTGGGCGACCCGGAGAAGCCCCGACTGGTCTTTTTCTTCGACGAGGCGCACCTGCTGTTCGACGACCCGCCCAAGGCGCTGCGCGAGAAGATCGAGCAGGTGGTGCGGCTGATCCGCTCGAAGGGAGTCGGCGTCTACTTCGTCACCCAGAACCCGCTCGATCTCCCCGAGGAGATCCTCGGTCAGCTCGGCAACCGCGTCCAGCACGCCCTGCGCGCCTTCACCCCGCGCGATCAGAAGGCGGTGCGGGCCGCGGCCGAAACCTTCCGCGCCAATCCCGGTCTGGATGTCGCCGCCGCCATCACCGAACTGGGGGTTGGCGAGGCGCTGGTCTCGGTGCTGGACACCAAGGGTACCCCGACGCCGGTCGAGCGGGCGCTGGTTTTGCCGCCGCGCAGCCGCCTGGCTCCCCTGACCCCGGCGGAGCACGCAGAGATCATCCGCGACTCGCTCCTCGCCGGCCATTACGAAAAACACGTCGACCGCGAGTCGGCCTACGAACACCTAAAGGCCCGGGCCGAGCGCGATGCGCAGGCCACCCCGCCGCCCCTGCCCGGCCGCCGCCAAGCCGAGCCGGAGAACCCGGCCGGTGAACTGCTGCAGGCCGCCGCCAAGAGCGCCGCCCACGCCATCGGCAGTCAACTCGGCCGACAGATCATGCGCGGCGTCCTCGGCTCGATCTTCGGCGGGAGACGTCGATAG
- a CDS encoding CoA-binding protein: MDPRIEKFLAAKAFGVAGASTNRDKYGNRVLRCYLQNGRKAVPINPRAEAIEGVPCVASVADLPPEVKSLSVITPPKITEEVVEAAIAKGIENIWMQPGAESPAAVERCRQAGVNVIADGSCLLVVMHYHEH; this comes from the coding sequence ATGGACCCCCGCATCGAGAAGTTCCTGGCCGCAAAGGCCTTCGGCGTCGCCGGCGCCTCGACCAATCGGGACAAGTACGGCAACCGGGTGCTGCGTTGCTACCTGCAGAACGGCCGGAAGGCGGTCCCGATCAATCCCCGCGCGGAAGCCATCGAAGGAGTCCCCTGCGTGGCGAGCGTCGCCGACCTGCCGCCTGAAGTGAAGAGCCTCTCGGTCATCACGCCGCCGAAGATCACTGAAGAGGTAGTCGAAGCGGCGATCGCCAAAGGGATCGAGAACATCTGGATGCAGCCCGGCGCCGAGAGCCCGGCGGCCGTGGAACGGTGTCGCCAGGCTGGCGTCAACGTCATCGCCGACGGCAGCTGTCTGCTCGTGGTGATGCACTATCACGAGCACTGA
- a CDS encoding MBL fold metallo-hydrolase, protein MIARLPFRYLEPTFFAGQLDDPVLLVRVRPRGKNLLVDCGQIHHLAKRVLKGVEAIFISHAHMDHFMGIDTFIRHNHVSPRTFDLYGPPGIAGRLAHKLAGYDWNLTEDYWCTFRVHEIYPGRTESWELAGPDGFPCRFAGTAARPERTIYQGDYLRVEAELCDHKIPALAFRLTEREAFAVDAEKLRGQGLVPGPWLRELKRRFCRRELGEGPLAVLRREGETVRAEAVADPAALFAAIRSPAEPASIGYLTDVGFTTENRQKVRSLLQGVTLLVCECSYLAADCDKARASYHLCSRDVNELARELAPAFLLPMHLSKSYVGRGEQLYRELDMPPGVTLLRLPERLTPRPLLPAEVAGLLP, encoded by the coding sequence ATGATCGCGCGCCTCCCCTTCCGCTACCTGGAGCCGACCTTCTTCGCCGGCCAGCTCGATGACCCGGTGCTGCTGGTGCGGGTGCGGCCGCGCGGGAAAAACCTGCTGGTCGACTGCGGCCAGATTCACCACCTGGCCAAGCGCGTCCTCAAGGGGGTCGAGGCGATCTTCATCAGCCATGCCCACATGGACCACTTCATGGGCATCGACACCTTCATCCGCCACAACCATGTCTCCCCCCGCACCTTCGACCTCTACGGACCGCCGGGCATCGCCGGGCGGCTGGCGCACAAGCTGGCCGGCTACGACTGGAACCTGACCGAGGATTACTGGTGCACCTTTCGCGTCCACGAGATCTATCCCGGCCGCACCGAGAGCTGGGAGCTGGCCGGGCCGGACGGTTTTCCGTGCCGCTTCGCCGGGACGGCGGCGCGGCCGGAGCGCACCATCTACCAGGGGGACTATCTGCGGGTGGAGGCGGAGCTGTGCGACCACAAGATCCCGGCTCTCGCCTTTCGCCTCACCGAGCGGGAGGCGTTCGCGGTGGACGCGGAGAAGCTGCGGGGCCAAGGCCTGGTGCCGGGGCCCTGGCTGCGGGAGCTGAAGCGGCGCTTCTGCCGGCGGGAGCTGGGCGAAGGGCCGCTCGCCGTCCTGCGCCGCGAGGGGGAAACGGTCCGCGCAGAGGCGGTCGCCGACCCCGCCGCCCTCTTTGCGGCGATTCGCAGTCCGGCCGAGCCGGCGAGCATCGGCTATCTTACCGACGTCGGCTTCACCACGGAGAACCGGCAGAAGGTGCGCTCCCTGCTGCAGGGGGTGACGCTGCTGGTCTGCGAGTGCTCCTACCTGGCGGCCGATTGCGACAAGGCGCGGGCCTCCTACCACCTCTGCAGCCGCGATGTGAACGAACTGGCGCGGGAGCTGGCGCCCGCCTTCCTGCTGCCGATGCACCTCTCGAAGAGCTACGTCGGCCGTGGCGAGCAGCTCTACCGGGAGCTGGATATGCCCCCCGGCGTCACCCTGCTGCGCCTCCCCGAGCGCCTCACCCCCCGTCCCCTGCTGCCGGCCGAGGTGGCCGGGCTGCTCCCCTGA
- a CDS encoding cation-translocating P-type ATPase has translation MNWHQLEAEKVLEQLEASPDGLSREEAARRLAEYGPNELQAARRISPWAILLAQFKNILILILLVATALSALFGHELEAVAIAVIVLFAVVLGFVQEWRAERAIEALGRLAALTATVLRNSEEDEIPARDLVPGDIILLRAGDKVPADARMLEAVNLQTEEAALTGESTPVEKGTGPLAAGELALGDRRNMVWAGTAATYGRGRAVVVATGMATEFGKIAKMLETVETGRTPLQENLDRVGRLLAWAALLVVAVIVGLGLLRGQPFIDILLFGIALAVAVVPEALPAVVTVSLAIGVQRLARRHALMRRLPAVETLGSTSIICSDKTGTLTRDEMTVRRIYVAGEMIEVSGSGYEPTGRFSRDGREIGVPAPLERLLQAAVLASDAHVRPVGEQDRWEVKGDPTEGALVVAAAKAGLEKAELDARCPRVDEIPFTSETKRMTTLHETPEGVVACAKGAAEVILASCTRQLTGEGERELDDAGRQAILEIADRMAQEALRVLAVASKAGASRQDAEREMTFLGLAGMIDPPRAEAAAAVETCGQAGIAVMMITGDHPVTARAIARELGLLVRDRVVTGAELEKMGEEEFAREVKQIEVFARVSPAHKLRVVTALQAQGEIVAMTGDGVNDAPALKKADIGIAMGITGTDVTREAAAMTLTDDNFASIVAAVEEGRGIFGNIKKYLMYLLSSNIGEIGLIAAASLAGLPLPLSAVQILYVNLATDGLPALALAVDPPEPDLMRRPPRNPRSGIFTRPVVVLMVVGGVWSALVNFGLFLWELENGSLTHAMTVTFVSLVLIQFFKAYNFRSDHLSVLRRPFANKWLNLAILWELALLALIVYLPPLHRPFSTVSLAPVDLAIVAALSFTICPVLELAKWMEGRGWFGKPG, from the coding sequence ATGAACTGGCACCAGCTCGAAGCCGAAAAGGTTCTCGAACAGCTCGAAGCCTCGCCGGACGGCCTCTCCAGGGAAGAAGCCGCCCGCCGCCTGGCCGAGTACGGCCCGAACGAACTGCAGGCCGCCCGGCGCATCTCGCCCTGGGCGATCCTCCTTGCCCAGTTCAAGAACATTCTCATCCTCATCCTGCTGGTCGCCACCGCCCTCTCGGCCCTCTTCGGCCATGAACTCGAAGCGGTCGCCATCGCCGTCATCGTCCTCTTCGCCGTGGTCCTCGGCTTCGTGCAGGAATGGCGGGCCGAGCGGGCCATCGAGGCGCTGGGGCGGCTGGCCGCCCTCACCGCAACGGTTCTGCGTAACAGCGAGGAGGACGAAATTCCGGCCCGCGACCTGGTCCCCGGGGACATCATCCTGCTGCGGGCGGGGGATAAGGTCCCGGCCGATGCCCGGATGCTCGAGGCGGTCAATCTGCAGACCGAGGAGGCCGCCCTGACCGGCGAGTCGACGCCGGTGGAGAAGGGAACCGGCCCCCTCGCCGCCGGCGAACTGGCCTTGGGCGACCGCCGCAACATGGTATGGGCCGGCACCGCCGCGACCTACGGCCGGGGACGGGCGGTGGTGGTCGCCACCGGCATGGCAACCGAATTCGGCAAGATTGCCAAAATGCTGGAGACGGTAGAGACCGGACGCACCCCGCTGCAGGAGAATCTCGACCGGGTCGGCCGCCTGCTGGCCTGGGCTGCCCTGCTGGTGGTCGCGGTGATCGTCGGGCTCGGCCTTTTACGCGGCCAGCCCTTCATCGACATCCTGCTGTTCGGCATCGCCCTGGCGGTGGCGGTCGTCCCCGAGGCCCTCCCCGCCGTCGTCACCGTCTCGCTGGCGATCGGCGTGCAGCGCCTGGCCCGGCGTCACGCGCTGATGCGCCGTCTGCCGGCAGTGGAGACCCTGGGGAGCACCTCGATCATCTGCTCGGACAAGACGGGCACGCTGACCCGGGACGAGATGACGGTGCGCAGGATTTACGTCGCCGGCGAGATGATCGAGGTCAGCGGTTCCGGGTATGAGCCCACCGGCCGGTTCTCCCGGGACGGCAGGGAGATCGGCGTCCCCGCACCGCTGGAGCGGCTGCTGCAGGCCGCCGTCCTCGCCTCGGACGCGCACGTCAGGCCTGTCGGCGAGCAGGACCGTTGGGAGGTCAAGGGGGACCCCACCGAGGGGGCGCTGGTGGTGGCGGCGGCCAAGGCCGGACTGGAGAAGGCCGAGCTCGATGCGCGCTGCCCCCGGGTGGACGAGATCCCCTTCACCTCCGAAACCAAGCGCATGACCACCCTGCACGAAACACCGGAGGGGGTGGTCGCCTGCGCCAAAGGGGCGGCGGAGGTGATCCTCGCTTCCTGCACCCGGCAGTTGACCGGGGAGGGGGAGCGGGAGCTCGACGACGCCGGCCGGCAAGCGATTCTGGAGATCGCCGACCGGATGGCGCAGGAGGCGCTGCGGGTGCTGGCAGTGGCATCCAAAGCGGGAGCCTCCCGGCAGGATGCCGAAAGGGAAATGACCTTTCTCGGCCTGGCGGGGATGATCGATCCGCCTCGCGCCGAGGCCGCCGCCGCCGTCGAGACCTGCGGCCAGGCCGGCATCGCCGTGATGATGATCACCGGCGACCATCCGGTCACCGCCCGGGCCATTGCCCGCGAATTGGGTCTGCTCGTGCGGGACCGCGTCGTCACCGGTGCGGAACTTGAAAAAATGGGGGAGGAGGAGTTCGCCCGCGAGGTGAAGCAGATCGAAGTCTTCGCCCGCGTCTCCCCGGCTCACAAGCTGCGGGTGGTGACGGCCCTGCAGGCGCAGGGGGAGATCGTCGCCATGACCGGCGACGGCGTGAACGATGCGCCGGCGCTGAAGAAGGCCGACATCGGCATCGCCATGGGGATCACCGGCACCGACGTCACCCGGGAGGCCGCCGCCATGACGCTGACCGACGACAATTTCGCCTCCATCGTCGCGGCCGTCGAAGAGGGGCGGGGGATCTTCGGCAACATCAAGAAGTACCTGATGTACCTCCTCTCCTCCAACATCGGCGAGATCGGCCTGATCGCCGCCGCCTCGCTGGCCGGGCTGCCGCTCCCCCTGAGCGCGGTGCAGATCCTCTACGTCAACCTCGCCACCGACGGCCTGCCGGCCCTCGCCCTGGCGGTCGACCCGCCCGAACCCGACCTGATGCGCCGGCCGCCGCGCAATCCCCGCTCCGGCATCTTCACCCGGCCGGTGGTCGTCCTGATGGTGGTCGGCGGGGTCTGGTCGGCGCTGGTCAACTTCGGCCTGTTTCTCTGGGAACTGGAGAACGGCAGCCTCACGCACGCGATGACGGTGACCTTCGTCTCGCTGGTGCTGATCCAGTTCTTCAAGGCCTACAACTTCCGCTCCGACCACCTGTCGGTGCTCAGGCGGCCCTTCGCCAACAAATGGCTGAACCTGGCGATCCTCTGGGAGCTGGCGCTGCTCGCCCTGATCGTCTATCTTCCGCCGCTGCACCGGCCCTTCTCCACCGTCAGCCTGGCGCCGGTGGATCTGGCCATCGTCGCCGCTCTCTCCTTCACCATCTGCCCCGTTCTGGAACTGGCCAAGTGGATGGAGGGGCGCGGCTGGTTCGGCAAACCGGGCTGA